In the Devosia sp. SL43 genome, one interval contains:
- a CDS encoding ArsR/SmtB family transcription factor — MSAPSDAQITVIAETYRLLGDPTRLRVLLACLAAPIAVGDIAKAVNASPSLVSHHLRLLRAARLVRGTRRNRQVFYETADEHIAHMLVDMIEHAMEDQGDDDSDT, encoded by the coding sequence GTGAGCGCACCCAGCGACGCCCAGATCACAGTCATCGCCGAGACCTACCGCCTGTTGGGCGATCCGACACGCCTGCGCGTGCTGCTGGCCTGTCTCGCCGCCCCGATCGCCGTCGGCGATATTGCCAAGGCGGTCAATGCCTCGCCATCGCTGGTCAGCCACCACCTGCGGCTGCTGCGCGCGGCCCGGCTGGTGCGGGGAACACGGCGCAATCGCCAGGTGTTCTACGAGACGGCCGACGAGCATATCGCCCATATGCTGGTCGACATGATCGAGCACGCCATGGAAGACCAGGGCGACGACGACAGCGACACCTGA
- a CDS encoding MDR family oxidoreductase, which translates to MTFRALVTDRDAEGRVSSSVQTLNEAQLPEGNVTVDVDWAGLNYKDGLCLTGGGGLVRTYPHVAGIDFAGTVRESGDDRYKAGDKVLLTGWRVGETHWGGYAERTRVNADWLVPLPRGLTTRDVMTIGTAGLTAMLAIDRLEAGGLTPEAGEVLITGAAGGVGSIATSLLARLGYHVAALSGRPQHAEALRTLGASVIIDRNEFLGQPDKPLESARFAAAIDNVGGKVLGKLLKQIKYGGQVASVGNAGGIDLSTNVLPFILRGVTLMGIDSVMQPYAARVKAWRRIALTLDLAAYAGLVRQVGLEGLPYAATQILAGEVIGRVLVRPR; encoded by the coding sequence ATGACTTTCCGCGCGCTGGTCACCGATCGGGATGCCGAGGGCAGGGTGAGCTCATCGGTCCAGACACTGAACGAGGCCCAGCTGCCTGAGGGCAATGTCACCGTCGATGTCGACTGGGCCGGCCTCAACTACAAGGACGGGCTTTGCCTCACTGGCGGCGGCGGCCTGGTGCGGACCTATCCGCATGTGGCCGGCATCGACTTTGCCGGGACGGTGCGCGAGAGCGGCGACGACCGCTACAAGGCCGGCGACAAGGTGCTGCTGACCGGGTGGCGTGTCGGCGAGACCCACTGGGGCGGCTATGCCGAGCGGACGCGGGTCAATGCCGACTGGCTGGTGCCACTGCCGCGCGGGCTGACCACGCGCGATGTGATGACGATAGGCACCGCCGGCCTGACCGCGATGTTGGCCATCGATCGGCTGGAAGCGGGTGGCCTGACGCCGGAGGCCGGTGAAGTGCTCATCACCGGCGCGGCGGGCGGCGTCGGCTCGATCGCGACGAGCCTGCTGGCGCGGTTGGGCTATCACGTGGCGGCTTTGTCCGGTCGACCACAGCATGCCGAGGCACTCAGGACGTTGGGGGCATCGGTGATTATCGATCGCAACGAGTTTCTGGGGCAGCCAGATAAGCCGCTTGAATCGGCGCGGTTCGCGGCGGCCATCGACAATGTGGGCGGCAAGGTGCTGGGCAAGCTGCTCAAGCAGATCAAGTATGGCGGCCAGGTCGCCAGCGTCGGCAATGCCGGCGGCATCGACCTTTCGACCAACGTGCTGCCGTTCATCCTGCGGGGGGTAACGCTCATGGGGATCGACAGCGTCATGCAGCCCTATGCCGCCCGGGTGAAGGCCTGGCGCCGTATCGCCCTGACCCTGGACCTCGCCGCCTATGCGGGGCTGGTGCGGCAGGTCGGGCTGGAGGGGTTGCCCTATGCGGCCACACAGATTTTGGCGGGCGAGGTGATTGGAAGGGTGCTGGTGCGGCCGCGCTAG
- a CDS encoding ABC transporter ATP-binding protein encodes MTDLPGRRPPPTPDKAPTFKERLENLGHLGRLVAQIWRTSRPLTAASIALRLIASLQPVAVLYAAKLIVDEVVRLSSITPPGPAFMDWWSSGTLNPMLALLALELTLVLANDILARATGLVDSVLSELHSNQVSVELMAHAAKLDLMHFESAEYQDRLERARRQAAGRNALLSQMFGQAQDIITVITLGAGLFVYAPWLILLLPLSFVPAIWGETRFNTLAYFMSRWRTPERRELEYIRHVGASAETAKEIKLFGLGAFLIERFKQLAHTIFLENRTLSTQRAAWGALFSAISTLTYYGAYGFIVWRTITGDFTIGDLAFLSGSFLRLNGLFQKILLGFTQIAGQSMYLDDLFSFFEIEPTILSPASPKPFPQPINDGIVFDNVGFRYPDTEGWAIRHLSFTLRAGETLALVGENGAGKTTIVKLLTRLYDPNEGRITVDGIDLKDFAVADIHAHIGVIFQDFIRYSLSARENIGVGRIEQQHDMAVIADAAERSLADAVIAKLPEGYDQQLGRLFKKGRDLSGGEWQKVAIARAYMRDADLIILDEPTAALDAKAEAEVFSRFKSLAVGKTAVIISHRFSTVRMADRILVLENGAILESGSHEELVALRGRYAELFELQAAGYR; translated from the coding sequence ATGACCGACCTCCCGGGGCGCCGTCCGCCGCCCACGCCCGACAAAGCCCCCACCTTCAAAGAACGCCTCGAAAACCTGGGCCATCTCGGCCGGCTCGTGGCGCAGATCTGGCGCACCAGCCGGCCATTGACCGCGGCGAGCATTGCCCTGCGCCTCATCGCCTCGCTGCAACCGGTGGCCGTGCTCTATGCCGCCAAACTCATCGTCGACGAGGTGGTCCGCCTCAGCAGCATCACGCCGCCAGGCCCGGCTTTCATGGATTGGTGGAGCAGCGGCACGCTCAATCCCATGCTGGCGCTGCTGGCGCTCGAACTGACCCTGGTGCTGGCCAATGACATCCTGGCCAGGGCGACGGGTCTGGTGGATTCCGTCCTCTCCGAACTCCATTCCAACCAGGTCAGCGTCGAGCTGATGGCCCATGCCGCCAAGCTCGACCTGATGCATTTCGAATCGGCCGAATATCAGGACCGCCTCGAACGCGCCCGCCGCCAGGCGGCCGGGCGCAATGCGCTGCTGAGCCAGATGTTCGGCCAGGCGCAGGACATCATCACCGTCATTACGCTCGGCGCCGGTCTCTTCGTCTATGCGCCGTGGCTGATCCTGCTGCTGCCGCTGAGTTTCGTGCCGGCCATCTGGGGCGAGACGCGCTTCAATACGCTGGCCTATTTCATGAGCCGCTGGCGCACGCCGGAGCGGCGCGAGCTCGAATATATCCGCCATGTCGGGGCCAGCGCCGAGACGGCCAAGGAGATCAAACTCTTCGGCCTCGGCGCTTTCCTCATCGAGCGCTTCAAACAGCTCGCCCACACCATCTTTCTCGAGAACCGCACGCTCTCGACCCAGCGCGCCGCCTGGGGCGCCCTGTTCTCGGCCATCTCGACGCTGACCTACTATGGCGCCTACGGCTTCATCGTCTGGCGCACCATTACCGGCGACTTCACCATCGGCGATCTCGCCTTCCTGTCCGGCTCGTTCCTGAGGCTCAACGGGTTGTTCCAGAAAATCCTGCTCGGCTTCACCCAGATCGCCGGGCAGTCGATGTATCTGGACGACCTGTTCAGCTTCTTCGAAATCGAACCGACCATTCTGTCGCCGGCCAGTCCGAAGCCATTCCCGCAACCAATCAACGATGGCATCGTCTTCGACAATGTCGGTTTCCGATATCCGGACACCGAAGGCTGGGCGATCCGCCACCTGAGCTTCACCCTTCGGGCCGGCGAAACGCTGGCGCTGGTGGGCGAGAACGGCGCCGGCAAGACGACCATCGTCAAGCTGCTGACCCGGCTTTACGATCCCAATGAAGGTCGCATCACCGTCGACGGCATCGACCTCAAGGATTTTGCCGTCGCCGATATCCACGCCCATATCGGGGTGATCTTCCAGGACTTTATCCGCTACAGCCTCTCGGCCCGCGAGAATATCGGCGTCGGCCGCATCGAACAGCAGCATGACATGGCGGTCATTGCCGATGCCGCCGAACGGAGCCTGGCCGACGCCGTCATCGCCAAGCTCCCAGAGGGTTATGACCAGCAACTGGGTCGCCTGTTCAAGAAGGGCCGCGACCTCAGCGGCGGCGAATGGCAGAAGGTCGCCATCGCCCGCGCCTATATGCGCGACGCCGACCTGATCATCCTCGACGAACCAACCGCCGCGCTCGACGCCAAGGCCGAGGCCGAGGTGTTCTCCCGCTTCAAGAGCCTGGCGGTCGGCAAGACTGCCGTAATCATCTCGCACCGCTTCTCGACGGTCCGCATGGCCGACCGTATCCTTGTTCTGGAGAATGGCGCGATCCTGGAATCGGGCTCACACGAGGAGCTGGTCGCCCTGCGCGGACGCTATGCCGAGCTGTTTGAGCTGCAGGCCGCTGGGTATCGCTAG
- a CDS encoding potassium channel beta subunit family protein — MEYRRLGKSGLKVSELSLGSWVTFSKQVDQKEAMALMSLAYDEGVNFFDNAEGYEAGESEALMGAALQELGWSRDSYAVSSKVFWGGSKPTQKGLSRKHVTEAAHAALKRLRVDYLDLYFCHRPDIDTPIEETVWAMHNLITQGKVLYWGTSEWTAQQLTEAWAVAKAHNLIGPQMEQPQYNLFVREKVEHDYLPLYDLMGLGTTIWSPLASGALTGKYNDGIPSDSRMNLPGYEWLKKEWTSEEGKAKLDKIAQLAKLAKEIGLPVHHLALLWCLSNPHVSTVILGASKKSQLEDNLASLKSKSKLTPDVVEKIEAIMGNKPKAFERY; from the coding sequence ATGGAATATCGTCGCTTGGGCAAATCTGGCCTCAAGGTCAGCGAACTGTCGCTTGGAAGCTGGGTCACTTTTTCCAAACAGGTCGACCAGAAAGAAGCCATGGCGCTGATGAGCCTGGCCTATGACGAAGGCGTCAATTTCTTCGACAATGCCGAAGGCTATGAGGCCGGCGAATCCGAAGCGCTGATGGGCGCAGCCCTGCAGGAACTGGGCTGGAGCCGAGACAGCTATGCCGTGTCGTCCAAGGTGTTCTGGGGCGGCAGCAAGCCGACGCAGAAGGGCCTTTCCCGCAAGCATGTCACCGAAGCGGCCCATGCCGCGCTCAAGCGCCTACGCGTCGATTATCTCGACCTCTATTTCTGCCACCGCCCCGACATCGATACCCCGATCGAGGAAACCGTCTGGGCGATGCACAACCTCATCACCCAGGGCAAGGTGCTGTACTGGGGCACCTCCGAATGGACCGCCCAGCAGCTCACCGAAGCCTGGGCCGTGGCCAAGGCCCACAACCTCATCGGCCCGCAGATGGAGCAGCCGCAATACAACCTCTTCGTCCGCGAAAAGGTCGAGCACGACTACCTGCCGCTCTATGACCTGATGGGCCTGGGCACCACCATCTGGTCGCCGCTGGCCTCGGGCGCCCTCACCGGCAAATACAATGACGGCATTCCATCAGACAGCCGCATGAACCTGCCGGGCTACGAATGGCTCAAGAAGGAATGGACCAGCGAAGAGGGCAAGGCCAAGCTCGACAAGATCGCGCAGCTGGCCAAGCTCGCCAAGGAAATCGGCCTGCCGGTGCATCACCTGGCCCTGCTCTGGTGCCTTTCCAACCCGCATGTCTCGACAGTCATCCTGGGCGCGTCCAAGAAGTCGCAACTCGAGGACAACCTGGCCTCACTCAAGTCCAAGTCCAAGCTGACGCCGGACGTGGTCGAAAAGATCGAGGCCATCATGGGCAACAAGCCCAAGGCGTTCGAGCGGTATTGA
- a CDS encoding VOC family protein produces MLKDKDSAAIVAVSDIARAKGFYADTLGLDLVHGDDNMLIFKTGATQLVVYVSDYAGTNQANAVVWGLGDEIEAIAAVLREKGVRFEHYPHMGMDYTGGVHSSGDFRAVWLKDPDGNILHLNNM; encoded by the coding sequence ATGCTCAAGGACAAGGACTCTGCCGCCATCGTCGCGGTGTCGGATATCGCGCGGGCCAAGGGCTTTTATGCCGATACACTGGGCCTAGACCTGGTGCACGGCGATGACAACATGCTGATCTTCAAAACCGGCGCGACGCAGCTGGTGGTCTATGTTTCGGACTATGCCGGGACCAACCAGGCCAATGCGGTTGTATGGGGCTTGGGTGACGAGATCGAGGCGATCGCCGCAGTCTTGAGAGAGAAGGGCGTCAGGTTCGAGCACTATCCGCACATGGGCATGGACTATACCGGCGGCGTCCATTCCAGCGGCGACTTCAGGGCCGTATGGCTGAAGGATCCGGATGGGAATATCCTGCATCTGAACAATATGTAG
- a CDS encoding pyrimidine 5'-nucleotidase produces MNDLAPPATRSLSHVTDWVFDLDNTLYPRTCNLFAQIDTRITNYVMDVTQLDFDSARSLQKTYYRDYGTTLNGLMTRHEIDPDHFLTSVHAIDYSPVIAHPDLVDTIRALPGRKFILTNGDVGHARSVLRQLGGDDLFEHVHDIRAMTYVPKPHKAAYDGFFALHGIDPSRAAMFDDLEKNLVVPHEVGMTTVQVVAAEDYAHEQVEAWELGRAAGPHVHHVTDDLARFLRERP; encoded by the coding sequence ATGAACGACCTTGCGCCGCCTGCCACTAGAAGCCTCAGCCACGTGACCGATTGGGTGTTTGACCTCGACAACACCCTCTATCCACGCACCTGCAACCTCTTCGCCCAGATCGATACGCGCATCACCAACTATGTGATGGACGTGACCCAGCTCGATTTCGATTCCGCCCGTAGCCTGCAGAAAACCTACTACCGCGACTATGGCACGACGCTGAACGGCCTGATGACGCGCCATGAGATCGATCCCGATCATTTCCTCACCAGCGTCCATGCCATCGACTACTCGCCGGTTATCGCCCACCCTGACCTGGTTGACACCATCCGCGCCCTGCCCGGCCGCAAGTTCATCCTGACCAATGGCGATGTCGGCCATGCCCGATCCGTGCTGCGCCAGCTTGGTGGCGACGACCTGTTCGAGCATGTCCACGATATCCGCGCCATGACCTACGTGCCCAAGCCGCACAAGGCGGCCTATGACGGTTTCTTTGCCCTGCACGGCATTGACCCCAGCCGTGCCGCCATGTTCGACGACCTCGAAAAGAATCTCGTCGTGCCGCATGAAGTGGGCATGACAACCGTGCAGGTGGTCGCCGCCGAAGACTATGCCCATGAGCAAGTGGAGGCCTGGGAACTGGGCCGCGCCGCCGGCCCGCATGTCCACCATGTGACGGATGATCTCGCCCGGTTCCTGCGCGAGCGGCCGTAG